Proteins found in one Polyodon spathula isolate WHYD16114869_AA chromosome 42, ASM1765450v1, whole genome shotgun sequence genomic segment:
- the LOC121305278 gene encoding collagen alpha-1(III) chain-like isoform X1 gives MKSLWIHLVLLVYSIRNAASQLDDLPKPRLTLEPPFPERFTGDPVTLNCGWGPPGPSGPPGAIGTQGYPGLPGLSGPPGPPDPAAPPGPPGPPGPPGPPGFPGPPGPPGPPGPPGFLDSAGPRGPPGARGNSGFQGPPGLPGLPGHFGPPGPPGPPGLPGPPGPPGLPGLPGPPGPPGPPGHPHPADNPSLPGASGPPGFRGLPGLPGVPGFPGLPGLQGRPGPPGLPGPPGLPGYPGLPGPPGPPGPPGPPDMNFLWYKDREDSPVLQTAGRNVTDDSYTISAAAGSDQGQYWCRVQRGDPARHSQLSDPVRLNITELFSRVTLTASPGATVEEGEALNLTCEAAVNKLPRPQLHYSILRDGEPVTNSTDSALYSTASTEKSHTGSYTCAVESQGVRKSSTDLLITVESSWQRDLSAAYRVSFTLLMFTWLTLLFLQYFRMQGSLCFAGAEARKTLDQDQNQDQEPARAIELTSRVL, from the exons ATGAAGTCGCTCTGGATTCATCTTGTCCTGCTAGTGT ATTCCATCAGGAATGCTGCATCTCAACTGGACG ACCTGCCAAAGCCCAGACTCACCCTGGAGCCTCCATTCCCAGAGAGATTCACCGGGGATCCAGTCACTCTGAACTGTGGGTGGGGTCCTCCTGGTCCTTCTGGTCCTCCTGGTGCCATTGGTACCCAGGGTTACCCAGGTCTTCCTGGTCTTTCTGGTCCTCCTGGTCCTCCTGATCCCGCTGCTCCTCCTGGTCCCCCTGGTCCTCCTGGTCCTCCTGGTCCCCCTGGTTTTCCTGGTCCCCCTGGTCCCCCTGGTCCTCCTGGTCCTCCTGGTTTTCTTGATTCTGCTGGTCCCCGTGGTCCTCCTGGTGCTCGTGGTAATTCAGGATTTCAAGGTCCCCCTGGTCTCCCTGGTCTTCCTGGTCATTTTGGTCCCCCTGGTCCCCCTGGTCCCCCTGGTCTCCCTGGTCCCCCTGGTCCCCCTGGTCTCCCTGGTCTCCCTGGTCCTCCTGGTCCCCCTGGCCCCCCTGGTCATCCTCATCCTGCTGATAATCCTAGTCTTCCTGGTGCTTCTGGTCCCCCTGGTTTCCGTGGTCTGCCTGGTCTCCCTGGTGTCCCTGGTTTCCCTGGTCTTCCTGGTCTCCAAGGTCGCCCTGGTCCTCCTGGTCTCCCTGGTCCCCCTGGTCTTCCTGGTTATCCTGGTCTTCCTGGTCCTCCTGGGCCTCCTGGGCCCCCTGGTCCTCCTGACATGAACTTTCTCTGGTACAAAGACAGGGAGGACTCTCCAGTGCTGCAGACTGCTGGCCGCAATGTAACTGATGACAGCTACACAATCTCTGCAGCAGCTGGGTCTGATCAGGGCCAGTACTGGTGTCGGGTACAAAGAGGAGATCCAGCACGCCACTCACAGCTCAGCGATCCTGTGAGACTAAACATCACTG AGCTGTTCTCCAGGGTGACTCTGACGGCATCTCCAGGAGCCACAGTGGAGGAGGGAGAGGCTCTTAACCTGACCTGTGAGGCAGCAGTGAACAAACTCCCCCGCCCTCAACTCCACTACAGCATCCTGAGAGACGGAGAGCCTGTGACTAACAGCACTGActctgcactgtacagcacagccagcactgAGAAGAGCCACACTGGGAGCTACACGTGTGCTGTGGAGTCACAGGGAGTGAGGAAGAGCAGTACAGACTTACTGATCACAGTGGAAT CGTCCTGGCAGAGAGATCTTTCTGCTGCCTATAGAGTCAGCTTCACTCTCCTTATGTTCACTTGGTTGACCCTGCTGTTCCTCCAGTATTTCAGGATGCAAG gTTCC
- the si:ch211-63p21.8 gene encoding kelch-like protein 33, translating to MASRLPSSQHSVGATPQALKHYENQDYPSQFFQTVTKLKEESLLTDLLIGLDGRSWRVHSVVLAAVSSLVMGELREGRKQDLCLDGRVGEAGLEIVLKVAYSGEAELSRENLAEVKQAAGVLGAEKVLKLCQDFEKSSGNMDEEWRSLPEKIRLANLQCIRAMWEEQLVCDVKLEVDGVHFDVHRAILAAGSDYFRGMFTSGMKEASEDTVPMFSLSPEDLSALLSFIYSGTLQLGWGNAFELTLASMQIQSLGAISLCMDFLRSETDPYSCLDVAAFAEAYSLGELKEFADDYILRNFQEVGSTPKFQDLSLDRLSRYLAEDSLCASDELEIFRVVVGWIRADPVERLAHAEELMKLVRFPLMTFRQFKEVREVNISLKQEGCNDLYAAALQEFGWTCGSMEHHCRMRKPSLALVLVAGDQKAPDFASRKPSRDLWFSNSFSRSTGLRTHIEWCHLSTMPGPGRFRHATVVLDNNLYVFGGSDFYGKCDTLKTAFCYNPSQDSWKQLPDMKEPRNYCSAVIQNQNIYILGGDIDTEHNLGSVECYNPTTNSWRYAQPLDQALSGHGAVSWNGEIYISGGFNCNYQCLVSMFHYHPEKGTVYLADMNHDRAEHVMEAIRDKMYVAGGVRNQARFYNDQLECEVYDPSRDSWTLLARLPKPHVNAASGVLEEKLYVLGGFSQEDYTETGLAHRYDPRWDKWEMVGRMPGPTTDIRACVLALPPHLRH from the exons ATGGCATCCAGGCTTCCCTCCTCTCAACACTCTGTGGGGGCAACACCACAAGCCCTCAAGCACTACGAGAACCAGGACTACCCTTCCCAATTCTTCCAAACTGTGACCAAACTGAAAGAAGAAAGCCTTCTGACCGACCTGCTCATCGGACTGGATGGGAGGAGTTGGAGGGTCCACTCGGTGGTTCTGGCTGCTGTCAGCTCTCTGGTTATGGGGGAGCTACGCGAAGGCAGGAAACAGGATCTCTGTTTGGACGGTAGGGTCGGAGAGGCAGGGCTGGAGATCGTTTTGAAGGTTGCTTACTCTGGGGAGGCTGAGCTGAGCAGGGAGAATCTCGCCGAAGTCAAGCAGGCTGCTGGGGTCCTGGGAGCGGAAAAGGTATTAAAGTTATGCCAAGACTTCGAGAAGTCATCAGGCAACATGGATGAGGAATGGAGAAGTTTACCGGAGAAAATCAGATTGGCGAACCTGCAGTGTATCAGAGCCATGTGGGAAGAGCAGCTCGTCTGTGATGTGAAGCTGGAGGTGGATGGCGTGCATTTTGATG TGCACAGAGCCATTCTGGCGGCTGGCAGTGACTACTTCCGAGGCATGTTTACGAGCGGTATGAAGGAAGCCAGCGAGGACACTGTACCAATGTTCTCCCTCTCTCCTGAGGATCTGTCTGCCCTGCTCTCTTTCATCTACTCCGGGACGCTGCAGCTCGGCTGGGGCAATGCCTTTGAGCTCACCCTGGCATCCATGCAGATCCAATCCCTGGGGGCAATCTCCCTCTGCATGGATTTCCTCCGCAGTGAAACTGACCCCTATTCCTGCCTGGACGTAGCAGCTTTCGCTGAAGCCTACAGCCTAGGGGAGCTGAAAGAATTCGCAGATGATTACATCTTACGAAACTTCCAAGAAGTCGGTTCCACCCCCAAGTTCCAAGACCTCTCCCTGGACCGGTTGTCCCGCTACCTGGCTGAGGACTCCCTCTGTGCCTCCGATGAGCTGGAGATCTTCCGGGTGGTGGTGGGATGGATTCGCGCAGACCCAGTAGAGCGGTTGGCTCACGCTGAAGAGCTCATGAAACTGGTTCGGTTCCCGCTCATGACTTTCAGGCAGTTTAAGGAGGTGAGGGAGGTGAATATCTCTCTCAAGCAGGAAGGGTGCAATGACCTGTATGCAGCGGCACTCCAGGAGTTCGGTTGGACCTGTGGCAGTATGGAGCACCACTGTCGCATGCGAAAGCCAAGCCTGGCTCTGGTCCTGGTGGCTGGGGATCAGAAAGCCCCAGATTTTGCCTCGAGGAAGCCCAGCAGGGATCTTTGGTTTAGCAACAGTTTCAGTAGAAGCACGGGGCTGAGGACACACATTGAGTGGTGTCACCTGTCCACCATGCCAGGGCCAGGCAGGTTCAGGCATGCAACTGTGGTTTTAGATAACAACCTGTATGTCTTTGGTGGGAGCGATTTTTACGGAAAGTGTGATACTCTGAAAACTGCTTTTTG CTACAATCCCAGTCAGGATAGCTGGAAACAGCTCCCGGATATGAAAGAACCTCGCAATTACTGCTCTGCGGTGATTCAAAACCAGAACATCTACATACTGGGAGGAGATATCGACACAGAACACAACCTGGGCAGCGTGGAGTGTTACAACCCCACCACAAACTCCTGGAG GTATGCCCAGCCCTTGGATCAAGCCCTCAGTGGGCATGGGGCTGTGTCGTGGAATGGAGAAATCTACATCTCAGGTGGATTCAACTGCAATTACCAGTGCCTGGTGTCCATGTTTCACTACCACCCAGAAAAGGGGACCGTCTACCTGGCCGATATGAACCACGACAGAGCAGAGCATGTGATGGAGGCCATCCGGGACAAGATGTACGTAGCAGGGGGAGTGCGCAACCAGGCCCGGTTCTACAACGATCAACTCGAGTGCGAGGTGTATGACCCCAGCAGGGATTCCTGGACTCTGCTCGCGAGGCTCCCCAAACCCCACGTCAACGCTGCCTCCGGGGTGCTGGAGGAGAAGCTCTACGTGCTGGGAGGGTTCAGCCAGGAGGATTACACCGAGACTGGCTTGGCTCACCGCTACGACCCGCGCTGGGATAAATGGGAGATGGTGGGGAGAATGCCCGGTCCCACCACTGATATAAGAGCCTGTGTGCTGGCATTGCCTCCTCATTTGCGCCACTAA
- the LOC121305281 gene encoding zinc finger protein 135-like isoform X2 has protein sequence MDICSSSASLLQEELASAIEPAVKAAVLSVMSALAKFVDSKCAVFHLRLDERDHEFESVRLRLEIAESELKAIREGECMNAADQIFAHPLTNTKTQNSGSDSIIAHGLPAPPARVCSTAPVQPVRDPVPAVHTAPKNSRVIICPELLVQGGDCEQMGHASAAAWRTVEGPAERDALLHAEEGSKAESVPIQEELFDQEWYRSPKRATELTSIEGKEEKPGLDPVHIKKENPELNPLCINEEIPGIESIIIKQEVVELESDPVEEGGSDHFCRPQQIHAGQKLHCCTECRRSFNTFAELTSHLRIHSERKQYRCSECGKSYKYSNHLKTHQRTHTGEKPFCCSECGKRFISSEQLKRHQRSHTGEKPYHCTQCGKSFTQFGNLKLHKRIHTGEKPYCCSECGKCFTQLQHLKTHQRIHTVKKLY, from the exons ATGGAC ATCTGCAGCTCCTCCGCGTCTCTCCTGCAAGAGGAGCTCGCCTCCGCTATCGAGCCCGCGGTGAAAGCGGCTGTGCTGAGCGTCATGTCTGCCTTAGCAAAGTTCGTGGACAGCAAGTGCGCGGTTTTCCACCTCAGACTGGACGAGAGAGACCATGAATTTGAAAGCGTGCGATTGCGCTTGGAGATAGcggagagcgagttgaaagcaATACGGGAAGGAGAATGCATGAACGCCGCCGATCAGATCTTTGCACACCCTCTCacaaacactaaaacacaaaactcCGGCAGCGACAGTATTATTGCTCACGGCCTGCCAGCCCCCCCTGCACGGGTTTGCTCCACTGCACCGGTCCAGCCAGTCCGGGACCCGGTGCCTGCAGTCCACACCGCACCGAAAAACTCCCGGGTTATAATCTGTCCAGAACTGCTTGTTCAAGGTGGTGACTGTGAACAGATGGGTCACGCAAGCGCAGCGGCATGGAGAACAGTGGAAG GTCCTGCAGAGAGAGATGCTCTTCTTCACGCCGAGGAAGGGTCGAAGGCAGAATCAGTTCCCATTCAAGAGGAGCTCTTTGACCAGGAATGGTACAGGAGTCCAAAGCGGGCTACAGAGCTGACATCTATTGAAGGGAAGGAGGAGAAACCTGGACTAGATCCTGTCCATATTAAAAAGGAGAACCCTGAACTGAATCCTCTCTGCATTAATGAAGAGATCCCTGGAATCGAGTCGATCATCATTAAACAGGAGGTCGTTGAACTTGAATCTGACCCCGTTGAAGAGGGGGGTTCTGACCACTTCTGTAGACCCCAACAGATTCACGCTGGACAGAAACTGCATTGCTGTACAGAATGCAGGAGGAGTTTCAATACGTTTGCAGAGCTGACAAGCCACCTGCGCATTCACTCAGAGAGGAAACAGTATCGCTGCTCTGAATGTGGCAAAAGTTACAAATATTCAAACCACCTTAAAACACACCAGCGGACACACACAGGAGAAAAGCCCTTTTGCTGCAGTGAATGTGGTAAGCGATTTATTTCATCAGAACAGttgaaaagacaccagcgaagtcacacaggagaaaaaccgtatcactgtacacagtgtgggaagagttttacTCAGTTTGGAAACTTGAAATTGCAcaagcgaattcacacaggagagaaaccgtattgctgctctgaaTGCGGGAAGTGTTTCACACAGCTGCAGCACCTCAAAActcaccagcgaattcacacagtgaagaaattgtactga
- the LOC121305281 gene encoding zinc finger protein 135-like isoform X1 translates to MRRACETKEMDICSSSASLLQEELASAIEPAVKAAVLSVMSALAKFVDSKCAVFHLRLDERDHEFESVRLRLEIAESELKAIREGECMNAADQIFAHPLTNTKTQNSGSDSIIAHGLPAPPARVCSTAPVQPVRDPVPAVHTAPKNSRVIICPELLVQGGDCEQMGHASAAAWRTVEGPAERDALLHAEEGSKAESVPIQEELFDQEWYRSPKRATELTSIEGKEEKPGLDPVHIKKENPELNPLCINEEIPGIESIIIKQEVVELESDPVEEGGSDHFCRPQQIHAGQKLHCCTECRRSFNTFAELTSHLRIHSERKQYRCSECGKSYKYSNHLKTHQRTHTGEKPFCCSECGKRFISSEQLKRHQRSHTGEKPYHCTQCGKSFTQFGNLKLHKRIHTGEKPYCCSECGKCFTQLQHLKTHQRIHTVKKLY, encoded by the exons ATGAGACGCGCCTGTGAAACGAAAGAGATGGACATCTGCAGCTCCTCCGCGTCTCTCCTGCAAGAGGAGCTCGCCTCCGCTATCGAGCCCGCGGTGAAAGCGGCTGTGCTGAGCGTCATGTCTGCCTTAGCAAAGTTCGTGGACAGCAAGTGCGCGGTTTTCCACCTCAGACTGGACGAGAGAGACCATGAATTTGAAAGCGTGCGATTGCGCTTGGAGATAGcggagagcgagttgaaagcaATACGGGAAGGAGAATGCATGAACGCCGCCGATCAGATCTTTGCACACCCTCTCacaaacactaaaacacaaaactcCGGCAGCGACAGTATTATTGCTCACGGCCTGCCAGCCCCCCCTGCACGGGTTTGCTCCACTGCACCGGTCCAGCCAGTCCGGGACCCGGTGCCTGCAGTCCACACCGCACCGAAAAACTCCCGGGTTATAATCTGTCCAGAACTGCTTGTTCAAGGTGGTGACTGTGAACAGATGGGTCACGCAAGCGCAGCGGCATGGAGAACAGTGGAAG GTCCTGCAGAGAGAGATGCTCTTCTTCACGCCGAGGAAGGGTCGAAGGCAGAATCAGTTCCCATTCAAGAGGAGCTCTTTGACCAGGAATGGTACAGGAGTCCAAAGCGGGCTACAGAGCTGACATCTATTGAAGGGAAGGAGGAGAAACCTGGACTAGATCCTGTCCATATTAAAAAGGAGAACCCTGAACTGAATCCTCTCTGCATTAATGAAGAGATCCCTGGAATCGAGTCGATCATCATTAAACAGGAGGTCGTTGAACTTGAATCTGACCCCGTTGAAGAGGGGGGTTCTGACCACTTCTGTAGACCCCAACAGATTCACGCTGGACAGAAACTGCATTGCTGTACAGAATGCAGGAGGAGTTTCAATACGTTTGCAGAGCTGACAAGCCACCTGCGCATTCACTCAGAGAGGAAACAGTATCGCTGCTCTGAATGTGGCAAAAGTTACAAATATTCAAACCACCTTAAAACACACCAGCGGACACACACAGGAGAAAAGCCCTTTTGCTGCAGTGAATGTGGTAAGCGATTTATTTCATCAGAACAGttgaaaagacaccagcgaagtcacacaggagaaaaaccgtatcactgtacacagtgtgggaagagttttacTCAGTTTGGAAACTTGAAATTGCAcaagcgaattcacacaggagagaaaccgtattgctgctctgaaTGCGGGAAGTGTTTCACACAGCTGCAGCACCTCAAAActcaccagcgaattcacacagtgaagaaattgtactga
- the LOC121305287 gene encoding zinc finger protein GLI4-like, translated as MDICSSSASLLQEELASAIEPAVKAAVLSVMSALAKFVDSKCAVFHLRLDEREKEFESVRLRLEIAESELKAVRERECMNTAEKNFAHSLANADEQYSGIDIDFFHLHEKETVDDPANNTRVSDGVIAHGLPAPARDCCTAPAQPVRDPVPAVRTAPKSSRVLIQEDGTYSEQDLLMRGDEQSGRTSTAGWRRARKAERDAVLHAEEGSKAESAPVQEELFDQEWCRSPKRATELTSIEGKEEEAGLDPVHINEEIRRPQRVQTGEKPHGCTVCGKGFSRSAELKRHQRIHTGEKSYHCTECEKSYKYSHHLTTHQRVHTGEKPYRCSDCGKSFNTREELKRHQRTHTGERPYCCPECGKRFKHLHHLTTHQRIHGAQEHALNMARVANTYAALQHSDAFMEEGDV; from the exons ATGGACATCTGCAGCTCCTCCGCGTCTCTCCTGCAAGAGGAGCTCGCCTCCGCTATCGAGCCCGCGGTGAAAGCGGCTGTGCTGAGCGTCATGTCTGCCTTAGCAAAGTTCGTGGACAGCAAGTGCGCGGTTTTCCACCTCAGACTGgacgagagagagaaagaatttGAAAGCGTGAGATTGCGCTTGGAGATAGCGGAGAGCGAGCTGAAAGCAGTAAGGGAACGGGAATGCATGAACACCGCCGAGAAAAACTTCGCACACTCTCTCGCAAACGCGGATGAACAATACTCCGGCATTGATATCGACTTCTTTCATCTACACGAGAAGGAAACCGTGGATGATCCTGCAAATAACACCCGGGTCAGCGACGGTGTGATTGCACACGGGCTGCCAGCCCCGGCACGGGATTGCTGCACCGCACCGGCTCAGCCAGTCCGGGACCCGGTGCCTGCAGTCCGCACCGCACCGAAAAGCTCCCGGGTTTTAATCCAGGAGGATGGGACCTATTCCGAGCAGGACCTGCTGATGCGAGGCGATGAACAGAGCGGCCGCACAAGCACAGCGGGGTGGAGAAGAGCACGGAAAG CAGAGAGAGATGCTGTTCTTCACGCTGAGGAAGGGTCGAAGGCAGAATCAGCTCCCGTTCAAGAGGAGCTCTTTGACCAGGAATGGTGCAGGAGTCCAAAGCGGGCTACAGAGCTGACATCTATTGAAGGGAAGGAGGAGGAAGCTGGACTAGATCCTGTCCACATTAATGAAGAGATCCGTAGACCGCAGCGAGTTCAAACTGGAGAGAAACCGCACGGCTGCACCGTGTGTGGGAAGGGCTTCAGTCGGTCAGCAGAgctgaaaagacaccagcgaattcacacggGAGAAAAAAGTTACCATTGCACTGAATGCGAGAAGAGTTACAAATACTCCCACCACCTGACAACACACCAGCGCGTCCATACTGgcgagaaaccgtatcgctgcagCGACTGCGGGAAGAGTTTCAATACGAGAGAAGAgctgaaaagacaccagcgcaCGCACACAGGAGAAAGACCGTACTGCTGCCctgagtgtgggaagagatttAAACACTTGCACCACCTCACaacacaccagcgcattcacgGAGCACAGGAACATGCATTGAATATGGCCAGAGTTGCAAACACTTACGCAGCGTTGCAACATAGCGACGCATTCATGGAGGAGGGGGACGTGTAG